One genomic segment of Kribbella jejuensis includes these proteins:
- a CDS encoding exodeoxyribonuclease III, producing MRVATWNVNSVKQRMPRLLDWLDERQPDVVCLQETKLADDAFTKLLGAELTDRGYETGLYGELQWNGVALLSKVGLEDVVTGVAGAPGFPKPEARAVAATCGGIRIHSLYVPNGRVPNSDHYHYKLAWLAALAEVVAEGPDDQIVCGDMNIAPTDADVFDPAAYVGQTHVTRPEREALAELMAAKDLHDVVRDRWPDKRIFSYWDYRAGMFHQDLGMRIDLMLATPGVAERVKAAWIDRKARKGTGPSDHAPVIVDLDTAPDGDIGPVVPPPSAPRTARKRTTKLPQSR from the coding sequence ATGCGAGTGGCGACGTGGAATGTGAACTCGGTCAAGCAGCGGATGCCGCGGCTGTTGGACTGGCTCGACGAGCGGCAGCCGGATGTCGTGTGCCTGCAGGAGACCAAGCTGGCGGACGACGCCTTCACCAAACTGCTCGGTGCCGAGCTGACGGACCGCGGCTACGAGACCGGCCTGTACGGCGAGCTGCAGTGGAACGGTGTGGCGCTGCTGTCGAAGGTCGGGCTGGAGGACGTGGTGACAGGCGTCGCCGGCGCGCCGGGCTTCCCGAAGCCGGAGGCCCGGGCCGTCGCCGCGACCTGCGGTGGTATCCGGATCCACTCGCTCTACGTGCCGAACGGCCGCGTGCCCAACTCGGACCACTACCACTACAAGCTCGCCTGGCTGGCCGCTCTCGCGGAGGTCGTCGCCGAAGGCCCGGACGACCAGATCGTCTGCGGTGACATGAACATCGCCCCGACCGACGCCGACGTCTTCGACCCCGCGGCGTACGTCGGGCAGACGCATGTGACCCGGCCCGAGCGGGAGGCGCTCGCGGAGCTGATGGCGGCGAAGGACCTGCACGACGTGGTCCGCGACCGCTGGCCGGACAAGCGCATTTTCAGCTACTGGGACTACCGCGCCGGCATGTTCCACCAGGACCTCGGCATGCGGATCGACCTGATGCTCGCCACTCCCGGGGTCGCCGAGCGGGTGAAGGCCGCGTGGATCGACCGCAAGGCCCGCAAGGGCACCGGTCCGAGCGACCACGCCCCGGTGATCGTCGATCTCGACACCGCACCGGACGGCGACATCGGCCCGGTCGTCCCGCCGCCGTCCGCGCCGCGCACCGCCCGGAAGCGGACGACCAAGCTGCCGCAGAGCCGCTGA
- a CDS encoding uracil-DNA glycosylase family protein, producing MGDFDPGPPVAVAEHFGNVPSYADFRKFFWYDWGPVFYRGRLDGTARLLAVASDPGPTERVAGRTLVGDAGQRVQGFLTKLGLTRSYTLVNAYSYALIPARAQQAMPLLSRPDQLAWRNTLLELITGPPLQAIVAFGVQAKSAVHLWAGKPAVPVFEVPHPSSRSPKVLLDSWRAAITELRGIVTPDPDGDNTGPNYGTKFAESDYAPIPARDLPFGVPPWLGNDAWGRKDKPKHNNSVERPNTDVLHTLIWRAPVLD from the coding sequence ATGGGTGATTTCGATCCGGGTCCGCCGGTTGCGGTGGCCGAGCACTTCGGGAATGTTCCCAGTTACGCGGACTTCCGGAAATTCTTCTGGTACGACTGGGGGCCGGTGTTCTACCGCGGCCGGCTCGACGGTACGGCGCGGTTGCTGGCGGTCGCGTCCGACCCCGGGCCGACCGAGCGTGTCGCCGGGCGGACGCTCGTCGGTGACGCCGGTCAACGCGTACAGGGGTTCCTGACCAAACTAGGCCTGACCCGGAGCTACACGTTGGTCAACGCGTACTCGTACGCGCTGATCCCGGCCCGGGCGCAGCAGGCGATGCCGTTGCTCTCCAGGCCCGACCAGCTGGCCTGGCGTAACACGTTGCTCGAGCTGATCACCGGTCCGCCGTTGCAGGCGATCGTCGCGTTCGGCGTCCAGGCCAAGTCGGCCGTCCACCTGTGGGCCGGCAAGCCCGCCGTACCGGTCTTCGAGGTACCGCACCCGTCGAGCCGCAGTCCCAAGGTGCTGCTCGACAGCTGGCGCGCGGCGATCACCGAGCTGCGCGGGATCGTGACGCCGGATCCGGACGGCGACAACACCGGCCCCAACTACGGCACGAAGTTCGCGGAGTCGGACTACGCGCCGATTCCGGCCCGTGACCTGCCGTTCGGCGTACCGCCCTGGCTGGGCAACGACGCCTGGGGACGCAAGGACAAACCCAAGCACAACAACAGCGTCGAACGGCCGAACACCGACGTCCTGCACACTCTGATCTGGCGGGCGCCGGTCCTCGACTGA
- a CDS encoding aldo/keto reductase, with amino-acid sequence MEYRTLGASGAVVSTYALGTMTFGSETDKAGAHAQLDRYVEAGGNFVDTADVYSAGVSEEIIGRWLAKTSSDVVLATKGRFPTGDGPNDVGTSRRHLRRALDASLKRLGVDHVDLYQLHAWDPITPLEETLSFLEDAVRAGKILYGGLSNFTGWQLQKACDLIAYRGWSPLVTLQPQYNLLVREIEWEIVPAAQENGLGLLPWSPLGGGWLTGKYSFDEEPSGSTRLGENPDRGVESWYRRSRNQRVRDVVDAVREIAEARGISMAQVALAWLVDRPAMTSVILGARTIDQLDDNLAAADLHLTAEETAKLDEASDPGAADYPYGGPGVAQRGRPIEGGRQ; translated from the coding sequence GTGGAATATCGCACCCTGGGCGCGAGTGGTGCAGTTGTCTCGACGTACGCGCTCGGCACCATGACGTTCGGCAGCGAGACCGACAAGGCCGGTGCGCACGCGCAGCTGGACCGGTACGTGGAGGCCGGCGGGAACTTCGTCGACACCGCCGACGTGTACTCGGCCGGCGTCTCCGAGGAGATCATCGGCCGCTGGCTGGCGAAGACGAGCAGCGACGTGGTGCTCGCCACCAAGGGCCGCTTCCCGACCGGTGACGGGCCGAACGACGTCGGTACGTCCCGCCGGCACCTCCGGCGCGCGCTCGACGCGTCGCTCAAGCGGCTCGGCGTCGACCACGTCGACCTGTACCAGTTGCACGCCTGGGACCCGATCACGCCGCTCGAGGAGACGCTCAGCTTCCTCGAGGACGCGGTCCGGGCCGGCAAGATCCTGTACGGCGGCCTGTCGAACTTCACCGGCTGGCAGTTGCAGAAGGCGTGTGACCTGATCGCGTACCGCGGGTGGTCGCCACTGGTGACGCTGCAGCCGCAGTACAACCTGCTCGTCCGGGAGATCGAGTGGGAGATCGTCCCGGCCGCGCAGGAGAACGGGCTCGGTCTGCTGCCGTGGTCGCCGCTCGGTGGCGGCTGGCTGACCGGGAAGTACTCGTTCGACGAGGAGCCGAGCGGCAGCACGCGGCTCGGCGAGAACCCGGACCGCGGTGTCGAGTCGTGGTACCGCCGCAGCCGGAACCAGCGGGTCCGGGACGTCGTCGACGCGGTCCGCGAGATCGCCGAAGCGCGCGGGATCTCGATGGCGCAGGTCGCGCTCGCGTGGCTGGTCGACCGGCCCGCGATGACGTCGGTGATCCTCGGCGCGCGGACTATCGACCAGCTCGACGACAACCTCGCCGCGGCGGACCTGCACCTCACGGCCGAGGAGACGGCGAAGCTCGACGAGGCGAGCGACCCGGGTGCGGCGGACTACCCGTACGGCGGTCCGGGCGTGGCGCAGCGCGGACGGCCGATCGAGGGCGGCCGTCAGTGA
- a CDS encoding mycothiol transferase, with amino-acid sequence MKTSEVLLDGHSRIQEVLHDIVTGLDDKTLATRPGDSANSIAWLVWHLTRVQDDHLADAGGYEQVYTADGWFERLGLPLDAADTGYGHSSEQVALVKLSAEQLLGYYDAVHARTVEFLKTVTDQSLDRIVDRRWNPPVTLGVRLVSVIDDCAQHAGQAAYVKGLLS; translated from the coding sequence ATGAAGACAAGCGAAGTGCTCCTCGACGGCCACAGCCGGATCCAGGAGGTCCTGCACGACATCGTGACCGGCCTCGACGACAAGACACTCGCCACCCGGCCCGGTGACTCGGCCAACTCGATCGCCTGGCTGGTCTGGCACCTGACCCGGGTGCAGGACGACCACCTGGCGGATGCCGGTGGTTATGAGCAGGTCTACACCGCCGACGGCTGGTTCGAGCGGCTCGGCCTGCCCCTGGACGCCGCCGACACCGGGTATGGGCACAGCTCCGAGCAGGTCGCCCTGGTCAAGCTCTCCGCGGAGCAACTGCTGGGGTACTACGACGCCGTGCACGCGCGCACCGTCGAGTTCCTGAAGACCGTGACCGACCAGAGCCTGGACCGGATCGTCGACCGCCGGTGGAACCCGCCGGTCACGCTCGGGGTGCGGCTGGTCAGCGTGATCGACGACTGCGCCCAGCACGCGGGCCAGGCGGCGTACGTGAAAGGTCTGCTCAGCTGA